The sequence CTGGCGTGCGTCCTtggcgcaccagcgcacgAGCACTTGGCGGAGATGACGCGGGTGACTCAGTCGCAGGGCCAGCATAAACGCCTCTGAGAACTCGCCCTTGCGAAGGGCGTTGGAGAGCGCCTGCTCTTGCAGGATCATCTGGTGCCGGTCTTCCTTGACGCGGGCCACCTCCTCAGCGGTGTAGTCCTCGGTCGCGATCAacacgccgtcggcggcaccggAGTAGAAGATTGTCTCGCCCGAGGAGGGGCGCTCCTCGACCGCCAAGGCCCATATCTTCTccgtgtgcgcctccgccgcccagACCGACTCCGAGGACGCGATggcccacacacgcagcacgccCTCCGCGTTGCTCGTGACAATCTGCGTGCCGTTGTTGAAGAAGCCCACCTGCAGTACTGAGGTGCGGTCCACCTGCATCGACTTCAGGCACGTCAGCGACACAAGCGACCACAGCCTCACTGATCCGTCATTCGAGGCCGATGCCAGAACGCGATCGACCGGCGAGAAGGCAAGGGATGAGATGCCACGCCGATGCCCCTTCAAGGAGGCCTCGCGGTACATCTTCTTGCCTGTGATGTTCCACACATTCACCGACTTATCCTTGCCGCCAGTCGCGACGTACTGGTCGTTGGGCGCAACAGCCACGGTGTAGATAGGGCCCGTGTGGGCCGCGTTCACGCCGCTTCGGTGCTGTATCTCCTCCACGCGGGACCGCGGCTGCTTTGCCGACACACGCTCCGCCAGAGGGACGCCGATGTCCCACATGCGCACATTCTCGTCGCTGgaaacagagaagagcagcaggtAGGTGTCCGTCTGCCTCCCGTTGAAAGATAGCGATGTCACCTCCGCTGTGTGCCCGCCAACACCGCGCACGACCGTCTCGCAGCTCTCGGTCGaccacacgcgcacctcctTGTCCTTGGCCCCGGTGGCGATCCACGCCCCGTTACTGctcacggcgcagcagagcaccACGTCACTGTGGCCGCGCAGAGTCTTCGAGGAGACGCAACCATCCGAGGCGTACAGGCGCACATCCTTGCTGTTGGTTACCACAGcccggtgcagcggcgaggcctCAGGAAACAGCTTCACGTCGAGCAGCTGATCGAGAAAGCCGACAACCGTGCGAGTCACCTCGTACTGGCTGCACTCCGCCGACGAGGGGCACAGGTGCTGAATGCTGAATCCTGCGTCGCCAACGtacaaggaggaggtgtccggcgcgtgcggcgcgtcCTGCACCACAGAgtcgcgcaggcggcgcatgTTCGTGCCCTTTGGCACGCCGGCCACAAGCAGAGAGCGCACAAACGCTtcctcggcgccgtcctcggcgtCCGCGGACGGCGGCTTTGGAAGCCGGCGCACAAGCTGTaccgcctcgtcctcgctcACGCGGTAGGTGCTGACCACGCCGTCCATGGCGCCAACGTGAAGTAGCCCGGCGCTCtcgaaggcggcgctcgaCACGTGCTCTTTCACTGCAAtcgcgcgcacctccttcagctccgtCGATTTGCGGTTCTCGCTGAACATCATCTTGTTGAGAGCGAGACGGCGATCCCTGGCGATCGAGTAGACGTGTGTGAGCGCGTCATTGAAGATCATGGACTCGACCGCCTGCACGTGCGGGCGCCCTGCCGCCACTATCCGCTTTGCCACAAAGTCGAAGACGGTGACGTGTCCCTCGAAGGAGCCGACGGCGAGGTAGGCCTCGCTGGGGTCGAGGCAGACGCTCTGCACGAGGGAGCTGTGGGCACACACCAAGTTGTGCGTGAGGTGATGGTGAAAAACGTTCCACACCTTCACGCTGCCATCCGTGGCACCCGAGACGAGGTAGGTGCCACTCTGGGAAAAGTGCACGACCGAGATGgcatgctgcgccgccgtccagtTTCGCTGCAGCTCGATCGAGTACTGCACAAGGGTGCCGCTAGCTGTTGCCGCGCCGACTACATCCGCATCATCGCCTTCCGCCCCTGCAGCGTTGCCTTTCTCAgaagcggcgtcggcagcgacacCCTTCTCCGCTGaaggagagggcgagggcgaggccGGCGACTCGACGCGGGCGTCAACGCGCAACACGTAGACCTGCAGAGAGCGCGTGCCAACCGCAACGTAGCTGCCAGCCGGTGCAGCAAGCTCCCTGTCGCCTTGagaggcagccgcgtcgcTTGAGGACGCCGCCACGGACGGCACGGccaccttcttctccgctTGGCCAGCGttctcttcgtcctcctcgaTCGGCTTGACTGTCTTGCCGGCTCCGGCCTTCTTCTTGGGAGCCTTCTTCGTCGTGGCCGACTTttccgcagcgctggcgtcgcgCTTCGCCCgcgcctctccctcatcTCCACTTGTGGCGTCTTTGCCGCCGTCATCCGACGCCTTGGGTACCGTCACGGCGTCAATGTGGAGAATCACATCCTCTACTGGCAACGTGTACCTGCACAGCACCTCTCCACTTGTTGCACGCACGACGTTCACGGTGTCGCCGCACGCCATGACGAGGCATTCCTCCGGAGCGGCCGACGTGGAAAGTGCGGACGACGCAGCGGGGTCTGACACTGGAAGCGCAAGAGAGGCcaacgcgccgccgctgaagaTAGGCTCCTGCGTCCATCGCGTGCGGAAGCAGTTCTTCCCTTCCATTTTGGTACTAACAGTAGATAGATGGGGAGCGTAAGTGGTAGAAAGAGGCAAgatggcgcgcacacaccagTAGACCTCACAAGGGGTAAGGAAccaaaacagaaaacaagAGAGCTAGGTGTGTGCGGCAGTGACTGCGGCGGATGAGGAGAGGAATGATAGGAGATCGTCAGCGCCTGCAACAGACGACGTAAGTTCCGGTTTCGGGCCCCACACGAACGGCGTGAGTGGCTCTAGTaggagagggtgggaggAAAGCGGTTGCCGTAAACGACATgaagacacagacacacacacacgcgcacgcaccaaAATACAGGGAAGACAAGGAGAGGGACACAGGAGAAGAAGGTGTACACGAAAAGGAAGTGAGCATGTGTGCGCCCGACGTGTAGGCGCAGAGGCACGTAACGACGTGGTGTCGAAGAAGCTTTCGTCGCTTAGGCGCGCACGAATGGGCGAGTCTCGACAAGTAAAAAGTGCCCCTCGTGTCGGATAGACAGCGCGTCATCAACTGTGCCACCAACACCTACCACCTCACTCTCCCTCCCCAACCTCCCAACGCCCTGGTCAATCGTATACGTGTGCCTCTAAAAAAAAGGCGTGCACCGCTGAGGTCCATTTTTCTTtgtcgagagagagagagacagcgcgGGACGACTTTGACCCTGCATCAATGAGAGCTGCCCTTACGGAACACATCATACACCGGAagccgccccgccccgccagTGGGCGGACGTGAGGACgcgccgtcgttgctgctctcccctttttcttccGCGCcggccacgcacgcacacaagcaaacACGCGAACGCGGTCACAACGGCCACGAGCAGAGGATGCAGGACAGCAAGGCTGTGCCGACCTCTGTGTACGCTGCTTCCCGCCCTACTCTGGCGGCGTATTTGTCAGTCCCAGTCCGCGTGCGGCTCATCCTCGAGGCCCTCCAACATGCCAGGAAGTAGCTCATCAATTTGGGAGATGTTCAccgtgccagcgccgcggccgcgcaaCGCGCGCTCCATCGCCGTTGGTACGTCGACCGCGGGCTCGGCAATaacgctgcgccggcgccgcttcgaggcccgcgcctcctccagctttTGGATTTCCTCATCCGTCCGTGCGCGCCCGCGCTTCCATTTTTCGCCGTAGAGGGAGACGCCGATGCGCTCGCGTCGGAGGCGCTCCTCGTTGTCCAGCACGAGGTAGGGCAGGATGTCCGTGCAGTCATCCTCCTCGACCCGCGGCAGCACAAGGAACTCCCACGGCAGGGCGTGTCGCCGCTCGCGGTCGTAGAGAATCTCCTCCAGCGCTAGACGGACCccctcgtcgtcgcggtcAAAGAACCCGAATGGATCCTTTTCTGCAGGGGTTCCCGGCGGggggctgccgccgcgtagCTGCGAGAGCCCGCAGCTGAAGGACTGGTTCTGAGTAGGGTGACTGACAGGCAGGGccaccgcgccgcctccagaGTTGCCACCAACCCCGTTGGCGTCATCCTCGTCAGCAAAGTCGAAGTCGTTGCGCAGGTGCATCACTTCCGCATTGCTGTTCAGCAGCCGCGTGTACTCGTCCGTCAtccaccgcagctgctccggcgaatccatcgcggcggcgccaacggCGGCCGGCGCAGAGTGCATACCTCCGTCGTTGGCGTACCccaccgctggcgacgcCTTTGCAAGCGAGGACACCAACGACTCGTCGGGCAGCAGATAAAGAGGAATACCATTGGACGACACATCGGCATCGTTCAGCAGCCCCGCGGCTGCCCCCTGCCGGGCACCACCCATGCTGCCGcccgcgtcgctgccgttctGAAGAGACGTCTCACGCTtgacgaggaggcgatgctCCTCCCTTTTAACActgcgcaccacctcctccagcgggaTGGGCTTCGTGTGCGGCAGACCCAAaatgtgcagctgctgcgccggcgacaGCCCTTTCAAATCCAAAttctcctccagcggcgtGATGCCCTCCAGCTCGCAGTGCTTCATGATGAAGCGGCGCCACTTGTCACACCGTTCCGGCGTTGCGGGCTGCGACGTCTTCGCCTCGGAGACAAGCTCGTAGAAGATGGCCGACAGCTCCCGCATACTCGCGTGcacgtcctcctcggtggATTTGCGGCTCGAGTCATTGAAGGCTGGCGGCAAGGTCTCGTGCGACGGCTGATAGTCGTCGATGTTCTCCAGACGCGCCGTTGGCGTCGCCGCAAACTCGGTCAGGCGCTTGCCGATTGTGTTGGACGTGAGTCGCACCATCCCGCACACCTGCTCCGGGGTGCGTGAAATGCCAAAGACGTAGCACGCCAcaagcagagcagcagcgcacacacccatCGGTCGCCTGCCACAGCTAATCCAGTCATCCTGCATAGCACGCAGCACCTTGAGAGCGCAGACAACCACGTCCGTCGTCTGCGGTCCGAGGTCCATCTGTTCGGCAAACCGCTGCACGTAGCACGACGGGTCGATCACGGGTACCTCAGTGTGGGTGGCGTGGCAGATGTACTTCATTTGCGACAAGATCGTGTGCGGGTCCTCGCCGTTGACCTCGGAGAAGTCGTAGATAACGTGCGACGTGCGCTCACGCCGGCAGGCTGCGTAAAGGCAAGCGCATAGCACACTTGGCCGTGTGCCGGAGACCGCGTTCAGGTTGAGTGCCACCTTGTATATGCCGAGGGCACGCTCCACCGTATCTTCGCTGATCTCGAGCTGCCGGCTGATGTTCAGCATCTCTCGGCGAGCCTTGTCGATGGTGGGGCGGGAGTGAGAGTGGGTCATGCTCGTGTTGGTGCCCGTATGCGAGGTGGCGGGGCGGAAGCTGCCGGCAAGACCgcgaaggccgccgccgctcgccggCTGTCGGCCGCTCTGGGCGAAGATAGGGTCTAGCTCGTACTGGTCGCTCATGACGACATCGCCGCAGAGGGTGCACGTCGTGCGCCCACTCTGCCGATCCACGAAGAGGGCAGAGGTGGGATGGGTGCAGCTCGACATGGCAAAGGGCCAAGTGCTGAGCAGAGATAGGAAAAGGTAAGCGGCCGTACacacggcgccggcacccgcagcagcgcctccgaTGGGGTGCAAAAGAAAAGCGCGGGCACGATTCCTGAGCAGAGAGACAGCGTCGTCACGCCAGCAGCCACTGCGCGGTCatcaggaggaggaggcactGCAGACGGCGGTTGCCTTAGTCGCGGTGGTAGGCACGCCAGCGTCCGCAAGGGATATGCGTGAAGGGTCGAAAGCAGGGAAGAGCGGAAAAGAGGACGGAaacaaacacagagagaaagagccgATGAAGAGAGCGGGAGCTGCGGCTGTCGTTGACGCACCGCTTGCGCTCCACTGTGCTGGATGCAAGTTAGCAAAACGGAGCTCTTTGAGTGCACACAGAAGAGATGAGACACGGAGGTtcggggagggaggggaggggagaggggggaagccTTCGGTGATCCTCATGCGCTAGGCCGCGGCTGCACTCTCCGCGTTTTCGTgacgagagaagagaagaaagggaggcgCGAGTAGACGTGCGCCGTTTGGTCGCACGCGGTGGGGTGACCGGTTCGAGAACGAGAAGATGACGAGCGAGTGGTCAGCCCAAGATGAAAGACGGTGACGCATGTGCTACCATGTTACAAGGAACACGTCTGCAAGAGGGGTGTGGGACATGACTATTTGTCCCCggctgtctgtgtgtgtgtgtgtgtctgtgtttctCGACGGATGGCAGTGGGGGTAAAAGAGAGCAAAGCCTGCGTTTGAGTCTACACACGACACGGCGAgcttttccctcttctctacctcccccctccccacaccgGTCGTTGCACTCCGTGATGCCCACTCCTACCCCTCCGGGGCCCctctgcgctgcttctcctcgtcAGAGGTGCCGCTGTGTGCCGCGCCACGAAGGTCTTTGCCGAGAACTTCACAAACGTGATTTTCCACCTTGCCAGCGTCCGTCTCTTTGCATGGGTCGATGCTTCGAGAAATGAAGAGCGGGTGACGTGGGCTcacccactcacccacccacccacccccacacacacagaagctCACACACGTTGTCAGAACCTGCGAAAAGCTGTGAGGGCGCCTCGCCTGAGCCGCTGGAGAcggggaaggaggaagcgCACACCAACTGCTGCACAGACAAATTACACCTCACGAGTTTGAGAGGCCGCCTGGGGCGATGAAGGCCTGAAAAACAAAGCGAaaccgctgcggcgccagctCGCGCTCCGTCACCTGCTGTGCACGCAGACAGATGGCCTCCAACTTGCCGTAGAAGGTGAACATGTACGCAGGGCGATCGAAGAAtacctccaccaccacctccgtcgTGCCTGACTCCTTGCGCGTCCAGCCCAGCACCCGGTGTCGCATGCAGTGCGGAATCTCGTGCGGGAGTAGCTCCATGAAGgtctgccgcagcagctccgccacgcgCTGCGGTGGATTCAAATCCGTCGCCTCGCGGCGATAGTGCTCCCACGCCCCCGGCTTTGCGTACTGGCAGAGGCAATCCTTCAGCTCCACCAGTCCACTGCCGCCCTTGACGCTGACCTCGTGCGTCGCGGCAGTCGGCAACCCGAGAGACTCAAGGTCGGTGCGCATGGCAAAGTACAGCTCTCGATGGCGCGGCGTCTGAACCTTGTCCATCATTGTCATGGCGACCACCACGGGTAGCTCGCGGCCCGCGGCGCGGCGTACCACCTCCGTCGCGACCACCTTGTGCTCCTTCTCGACAAATCCCACGCCGACGGGGAGAGCCAGGACAACGAGGTCCGACACGAACAGAGCATCGTACGCCTTAGCCGTGCCGGAGGCGAACttgcgccgcacgcgctgcgtATCACGCGGCACAATGCCCGGTGtgtcgaggaggagcaacTGCGTGTCGTGTACTGTAGCGACTGCCTTTGTCCAATCCTTGGTGCTGCCATAGCGGTTGCTGACGGCGCCAACATTGCTGAGCGCCATGGAATTAACGAGGGACGTCTTTCCTGCGTTTTGAGGCCCGAGGAAGGCAACGCGCAGCACGAGCGGGTTGGCGGGCTGCTGCACTGACTCGACGCTCGCTTTCGCGGCAGAAGAGCTCAGCCCaggcgcggccgcggcagcagcaagggGTGGAaacgcctcctccacgggCGTGTAGCGGCGCTCCTTGTAGACTCGCTGGAAGCGTTTCGCCACCGCATcgacgccctcctccttgttCTCGGAGAGCACTGACACAATGCGCTGCTCccaccggcgacggctcTGCAACGACGTGCGacacagcagcgagcgcgtcAGCATCCTATAGGTCGCcaagagaaaacaaaaaggatGAAAAGGCGGACAATGACAGAGTGACGTTAGcttgtatgtgtatgtgtaagtgtgtgtgtgtgtgtgtgtgggtgtgggtgggtgggtgtgcagCACAAGCAGAGGAGACGTACGAGAGGATGTAGAGGCAGGCATGTGATGCATCGAGGAGACAAGCAAGAAAAAACGtcgaggcacacacagacacgcaggcGTACGGTTCCTTCCGCGTGGCCGTGACGCAAGGTCCCAGCACAGTGCTTCCCCTGGCATTTTCTTGGGTTCGTGTGGTCTGCTCGGTTGGCTTGAGGAAACcaaagcacacacagagagggaaagggggatGCGCACAGCATAAACCCGTTCCGAGCCCAGCCCCTCTTGTGTGCCCGCGCTGCAAGATCACAGACGAACAGAGGCACGGAGAGCAATGGAAAGAGGGTGTcgtgtttgcgtgcgcaGAGAAGACataaacacacgcacacaatcACAGTCGTCATACGCATGACCTCCCCGGCCTCTTGCACTTTTGCTAGCGAGGGAGGACGACaggaaaggaagagaagcggaTGTGCGTTGGCCGGTCCTCAGCCCACACCAAGCAACGCAACAGGCGCAGAGAGGCATGGGGAGGGCAGAGGCAAGGGCATGCACGCCGAGATCATCACCACGTTCAGTTGCCAGGGAACAAGAAAGCCACAGCACAGTCCACAGCTGCAACAGCCTGTCCACCTCAGCCATGCGAGGGAAAAAAAGCGGCAGATGTGTGTGCAGCTAAAAGAGCCGAAATCCACAACCACGAACAAGGGTcgcgccacacacacacacacaggcatacacagagagagagacaggggAGAGCTGTCAGGAAAGTGGTAGTAGCTGTGATGCTCGTCGGCGATAACGGGCCATAGAGGTGGTGAagtgcgcacacagacagagggagagaaagaggagcggGCAGTGGATCCTGAGCATATCGCTCACAAGCGCACAACAAACCACAGACAAAAAGAAGGCCGAGCTGACAAAGGCAAGCGAAGAAGCGAAgaagcgaagaaggcggacGCGGACGCGGACGCCCGACGCGCGCAACGAGAGCGCGGAAGCCAAAGCGGTGAGAGTGGCGGAGACCACCAGAAGCAaacgaggagggagggaaatCGGAAAAATGAACATCAGCAAGCGAGCAAGCtagcaagagagaaagcgacagggacggagggggagggcgagttACCGAGCATCCTATCACATAGCGGCGAACACGAGCATGCAGGTGCTTAAtggttttcttttttttttggtctGGTTGTGTCTCTTGTTCTCacgcaccctcctcctcattgaagaggcagcgacagcaagaaaaaaaaacaaaggacatacatgcatacacacatacgcgcgcatacatgcagagagagcgcgACACAtccgtgtgcgcacgtgcttgtgtgtatgcgtgcatcCGTGAAAGCTGCGTACGTGTCGCCCATCCCACTGTTCTGTTCCTCTTCTATTCAGCAGCAATACAAGGGAAACGCGATATCTTCGTTTCGGTTATTATCTTCTATGAGACGGTGCGCATAATCTGGGGGGGGGACGATAGAAGAGTGGAAGCGTGAAAGATGAaagctggtgctgctgagaTGGCTCTGCGACAGCAGGGCACGCCACGCACAGCAGCCCCTTATCACCTTTGGCCTTCTTCCTTCAACGTCGTGCGTGAGCCACCACGCAGCCACCAAGAGAGTTGCACCCGCTTCCTCcatctctgtctctctccttcacTCGCCACCTCCCGTTAAACGACAACGGAgtcggagaaggagggggccGGGTGGGCTGTCAGTGATAGTGTGCCTCACAACAaagtggaggaggtggcgcggcgcgcacaTCAACGCTATAGAACAGTGAAAAGACATCGTAAGAAACTAAGTAAAGAACCGTGAGAAAGCCCGTCTACGTTCATGAGTGGAGAGACGCAGATACTCGAGCGCGCCGAGGTGCCCAAACGCCCGCACATCCACGGGTTGAAGGCGCCCTATACTCTCTCTGCTTTCTTGTTGCCAGTGCGCTCCGTCGACGGCTTCATCGGCTCCTCGATGCCGTACATGCGCTTGATCTCTTCCAGCTCCGTCTTGGTGTCCATCTGAAATGTAGAGGCAacgaagagcagcagagTGAGAACCAGCACCATGAGGATGTAGCGCTCTTGAAAAACTCCCTGATACCGCTTGGGCAGCCGCCAGGCTCCGTTACCGCCAGCTGGCGACGGGGATGTGGGCCGACTGTGTTCGAGCTCCGACCAGGcccgcagctcctcctccgtcgccaTCGGCTCGTCTGGTGTGTCCACCGGTGTGTCCGTATGCATGCAcatcggcgacgccgccatcACAGCCACAGCGATCGACTGCTCCTTGCGCTTCGCTACTGAATGCATACTTGAATGCCTCGCTGGATTCACCCAGAGATTGATGGTAAGTGCTTGTGCAATGCACTGGAAAGAACGGGAGAGTTtcggggaggagagaggcgctgATGTCGGAGTCGTGCACTTCCTTCGCTGCAGGGCTAGTGtacgtgcatgtgtgcgtggtcACAGCAGATGAGTGTCCGTGGGGAAAGCAGACGATGTTTGCCGAGTTACGGTTGATGCGTATGAGAACGCGAAACAGAAGGGCGGCTGccgagagaggagaaagcaGTTATGTGCGTGTTCATGTGCATGTGACTGTGTGTGGTCGGTCAGCCCAGGCACGTGTGACTCCATtgtctgccgccaccgctgatGCCGTGCACGTCGCATTGAGCGGCAgcctgctgcttcgccggcATTTTCCTACTCTCGCTTCCCGTCTGCCGCTCAAGGCTCTCCACAcgagagggaagaggtgTGTACAAGCAGCAGAACGTGTCTGCGGTTCCGTGCCCTCTAGCACCGCAGCCCTCGAGGTGTGGTCTCTCTTGATGTGAGGATGTGTCGTGAGCGTGCAGGCACGCTCTCATCCGTCTTTTCGTGAGATCACTCGCTTTCCTAAAAGGGGTAGCCGAAGCAataagcacacacaagcctGGACGCGCACGCCGCGTACCCCTTCACACGCGCTGAAGGTTTTCAAGCGCCAACACTCGCAAGGGCACGCCTGCACGAAATTCAACCTACACTCCCAGCATAGCGTTACACACTCCCACATCTATCCGTCTCTCCTCCATGATCGTCCTTTTTCTGTCGAGCTCTCCCTCTGCTCGGCGTGGAGAGCGGCGGAAAGAGAAAActtgcgcgcgctgcggctcagGGGACAACTGCACGGACACTTGCCGGTGGCGCACCCCTCAAATGTAACGGCTGCCTGGACGGATGTCCGCGTTCTGGCCCGGGGCCAACTCCCCTGGAGCACCTTGCTTTCCTTGCACGCCTCGCTGACGGCGATGCCCCGTTCACGAAAGCTCAGTCGTGTGCGGCCTACCCCGTCAAGCCATGCAGGAAGGCTAAGGTGCCGTCGCGTGCTCGAACGGCCTCCAACGTAGGTTGCTGGGAGTAGCCCAGGTGTCGCCGCACCGTTTCGATCGTTGCATGTCTGGCTGGTTGCATCATGTCCTCCTTTAGGACCCCCTTCCCGATCTGCGCCAGATGGTGGGCCACTGCTTTGCGTACTGGGGCCAGCTTCAGGTCCGGGTCGACGTCCTTGAGCGCGCCCCGCCCGCCTCGTCTTATTCTTGGCCGCTGCGAGGTNNNNNNNNNNNNNNNNNNNNNNNNNNNNNNNNNNNNNNNNNNNNNNNNNNNNNNNNNNNNNNNNNNNNNNNNNNNNNNNNNNNNNNNNNNNNNNNNNNNNNNNNNNNNNNNNNNNNNNNNNNNNNNNNNNNNNNNNNNNNNNNNNNNNNNNNNNNNNNNNNNNNNNNcggcgagcgccgccgacaAACACAATGCGCGGAAGATGTGGCCGTGGAAAACTCGTAGAGGAGGGTGAGGGTACAGCGTGGTGAGCCGCTAACAcccatgcacacgcgcgcacgaagGCAGAGATGGCATCGTGCTGACTCCAAGCGACACTCGGGGCTTACGGCGCGACGggagcagcgcggctgctgcagaagtTGCTTGCtgaaaggggaggagagagtgcagcgagcgagaggggcgtgtgtgtgcattgcagctgccacgctgTGCGAGCAGAGGACAGGATAGACGCCAGAGGCCATGCAggcaaggagggggtgagtTTTCGGATCATGAGAGCGTACACATCGCGGCCCTGTCCCTGGGCCCTCAGGAGACGGCATGACGCCTTTTCTCGACGGCTGCTACTTGCCCAGTGCGTACAAGGGCCCAGCAGCGTGCGAGCGACTTCTGACTTCTCGCCTCACCACCCCGCGGAGATTCGGaagcacaagagagagaaagccaGGGATTGCCGGTGTGTCGgccaccgccctcctcccccataCAACAAATACCTTCTGCAATGAGGTTCGCCATTTTCTCGTACCCTTTCAGCAAGCAacttctgcagcagccgcgctgctccCGTCGCGCCGTAAGCCCCGAGTGTCGCTTGGAGTCAGCACGATGCCATCTCTGCcttcgtgcgcgcgtgtgcatgggTGTTAGCGGCTCACCACGCTGTACCCTCACCCTCCTCTACGAGTTTTCCACGGCCACATCTTCCGCGCATTGTGTTtgtcggcggcgctcgccgccgcgcttgATGGAGATCAAAATGTACCCGGCGATGGCCGCCAGCAGACCCAAGTAGGCGAACAAAAACGCGAGCCGCTGTCCCAGGGACACGGTCTTCGTGTCTGTGTCATCGCTGGAGTCTGTGGTGGAGCATGAGGAAgagtcggcgctgctgcggctctgaggctcgccggcgtcgctgctgccgctgtcctcGATCGCCGTCCCACAGGCGGAGATCACCTTTGTACGTTTGTTCCTGCAGAGACACTGGCCTTTCAAGGCGAGCCCGGAGGGGCACGCTGTGCTGGCTTCCATAGCGAGCGCCAACGGCGACAGTGCCACTGTCGATGGGGCCGCTGT is a genomic window of Leishmania donovani BPK282A1 complete genome, chromosome 25 containing:
- a CDS encoding transcription factor, putative, translated to MSSCTHPTSALFVDRQSGRTTCTLCGDVVMSDQYELDPIFAQSGRQPASGGGLRGLAGSFRPATSHTGTNTSMTHSHSRPTIDKARREMLNISRQLEISEDTVERALGIYKVALNLNAVSGTRPSVLCACLYAACRRERTSHVIYDFSEVNGEDPHTILSQMKYICHATHTEVPVIDPSCYVQRFAEQMDLGPQTTDVVVCALKVLRAMQDDWISCGRRPMGVCAAALLVACYVFGISRTPEQVCGMVRLTSNTIGKRLTEFAATPTARLENIDDYQPSHETLPPAFNDSSRKSTEEDVHASMRELSAIFYELVSEAKTSQPATPERCDKWRRFIMKHCELEGITPLEENLDLKGLSPAQQLHILGLPHTKPIPLEEVVRSVKREEHRLLVKRETSLQNGSDAGGSMGGARQGAAAGLLNDADVSSNGIPLYLLPDESLVSSLAKASPAVGYANDGGMHSAPAAVGAAAMDSPEQLRWMTDEYTRLLNSNAEVMHLRNDFDFADEDDANGVGGNSGGGAVALPVSHPTQNQSFSCGLSQLRGGSPPPGTPAEKDPFGFFDRDDEGVRLALEEILYDRERRHALPWEFLVLPRVEEDDCTDILPYLVLDNEERLRRERIGVSLYGEKWKRGRARTDEEIQKLEEARASKRRRRSVIAEPAVDVPTAMERALRGRGAGTVNISQIDELLPGMLEGLEDEPHADWD